The DNA segment TGCCCCGCAGGGGGGACGATGAAGAAGAGCCTTCCGGCCTGTGAGGGCGGGGCGCCGGTGCGAGCGCGCTTCCTGCCCTTCGCCAGGCCGTCGATCGGACAGGACGAGATCGACCGCGTGACGGAGGTCCTGCGGTCCGGCTGGCTGACGGTCGGCCCGAAGACGCGCGAGCTCGAGCGCGCGGTCGCGGAGTACGTCGGCGTGAAGCACGCGGCCGCCCTGAGCTCCTGCACCGCCGGGCTGCACCTCTCGATGGCCGCGCTCGGCGTCGGCCCCGGGGACGAGGTCGTGCTGCCCGCGCTCAACTTCGCGGCGGGCGCCAACGTCACGCTTCACCTCGGGGCGAGGCCCGTGCTCGTGGACGTCGACCCGGTCACGCTGAACGTCACGGCTGAGATCCTGGACGCCGCGGCGACCCCCCGCACGAAGGTCTTCATGCCCGTGCACTTCGGCGGCCGCCCCTGTCCGATGGACGCCATCATGGAGGCGGCGCGCGGGCGCGGCGTGCGCGTCGTCGCCGACGCGGCGCACGCGATCGGGTCCGAGTACCGGGGCCGGAGGGTCGGCGCGATGGCCGATGCCACCGCGTTCAGCTTCTATGTGACGAAGGGCATCACGACGGGCGAGGGCGGGATGGTGACGTCACACGACGAGGCCCTCGTCGCGAAGGTGGCGTGCCTCTCGCTCCACGGCATGAGCAGCGACGCCTGGAAGCGCTACAGCGACCGCGGCCCGTGGTACTACGAGATCCTCGAGGCCGGCTACAAGTGCAACATGAACGACGTGCAGGCGGCCATCGGGCTCTGCCAGATGGAGAGGATCGGGGAGCTCGGCGCGGCCCGCGGGCGCATCGCGAGCGCCTACGCCGCCGGCTTCGCCGACCTCGACGGCCTCACCGTGCCGCCGCCGTGCGACGACGGCGTCCACGCGTGGCACCTGTACACGATCCAGATCGACCCGCGCAGCGTCCGCGTCGATCGCGACCGCTTCATCCGCTGTATCCTGGACGAGGGCATCGGCGTCAGCGTGCACTTCATTCCGATCCACTATCACCCGTACTTCCGGGACCACCTCGGCTACGGCGCGGGCGCGTTTCCGGCGACGGAGGCGTACTTCGAGCGCGCCGTCTCGCTTCCGATCTACCCGACGATGACCGAGTCGGACGTCGCCGACGCGATCGACGCGGTGCGGAAGGTCATGCTCTACTACAAGAGGTAGGCCGGCGTGCTCATCGACCTGCGACGCGCCGTCGAGCCCGACGAGTGGGGACGTCTCGTTCGCGAGGACTCGCGCGCGACGTTCTTCCACACGCTGCCGTGGATGTCGCTGCTGGCCGGCTCGCAGCCGGGGATGCGGCCGCTCTTCCTGATGGGAAGCCTCGACGGCGAGC comes from the Candidatus Effluviviaceae Genus I sp. genome and includes:
- a CDS encoding DegT/DnrJ/EryC1/StrS aminotransferase family protein, whose product is MKKSLPACEGGAPVRARFLPFARPSIGQDEIDRVTEVLRSGWLTVGPKTRELERAVAEYVGVKHAAALSSCTAGLHLSMAALGVGPGDEVVLPALNFAAGANVTLHLGARPVLVDVDPVTLNVTAEILDAAATPRTKVFMPVHFGGRPCPMDAIMEAARGRGVRVVADAAHAIGSEYRGRRVGAMADATAFSFYVTKGITTGEGGMVTSHDEALVAKVACLSLHGMSSDAWKRYSDRGPWYYEILEAGYKCNMNDVQAAIGLCQMERIGELGAARGRIASAYAAGFADLDGLTVPPPCDDGVHAWHLYTIQIDPRSVRVDRDRFIRCILDEGIGVSVHFIPIHYHPYFRDHLGYGAGAFPATEAYFERAVSLPIYPTMTESDVADAIDAVRKVMLYYKR